A genomic segment from Octopus sinensis linkage group LG4, ASM634580v1, whole genome shotgun sequence encodes:
- the LOC115210533 gene encoding FMRFamide receptor-like, translating to MNISQENENTSFEEHCLDLNKDLGPFQFYTWGIGSNIIAITGILLNIFAIAVLTQPRMRSSTAIYLISLAVYDNVVLLSMIINFAIPTINTNEAFNDTYSFMYSYLQPIAYPIALIAQTGTIYTTVGFTVERYVAVCRPLQAANICTMNRSKKAVLCILLGSIMYNIPRMFEFETKTEWNSQYNHTRPTYSTTELGKNKIYKEVYFIYLNLLVMFLMPFTLLTYLNTCLINAIRTSRKSRMQMSSSAVKENNMTIMLISVVVVFLVCQLPSIADNILWTVLKNNQQNCSAAYIKFTTISNLMVVFNSACNFVLYCLFGKKFRRVFSKLFCSRFRRSTVRYQFRPESTTLVSHIRDNTTKLYHIQGHHEMESTSV from the coding sequence ATGAATATCTCCCAAGAGAACGAAAATACTTCATTTGAGGAGCATTGCTTAGACCTTAACAAAGACTTAGGTCCATTTCAGTTTTACACCTGGGGTATCGGCTCTAATATTATTGCAATCACTGGCATCTTACTGAATATCTTCGCCATCGCAGTACTTACTCAACCTCGGATGCGCTCCTCCACAGCCATATACCTCATTTCACTGGCCGTATATGATAACGTCGTACTTCTTTCAATGATCATTAATTTCGCCATACCAACTATAAACACCAACGAGGCCTTCAATGATACATATTCGTTCATGTACAGCTACCTCCAGCCGATAGCTTACCCCATCGCTCTCATTGCACAAACAGGTACAATCTACACAACAGTCGGATTCACAGTGGAACGTTACGTAGCCGTTTGTAGACCCTTACAGGCAGCTAATATATGCACGATGAACAGATCCAAGAAAGCGGTCTTGTGTATTCTTTTAGGCTCAATTATGTATAATATACCTCGAATGTTTGAATTCGAAACGAAAACTGAATGGAATTCTCAATACAACCACACACGACCAACTTATAGTACCACAGAACTTGGCAAGAACAAAATCTACAAAGAAGTCTATTTCATTTACCTAAATCTCCTTGTGATGTTTTTGATGCCTTTTACATTACTCACCTATCTTAATACTTGTTTAATTAATGCTATTCGCACATCGCGCAAGTCTCGAATGCAAATGAGCTCTTCAGCGGTGAAGGAAAACAACATGACAATCATGCTAATATCCGTTGTTGTAGTATTTCTAGTCTGCCAGCTTCCATCAATTGCTGACAACATCCTCTGGACGGTACTTAAGAACAATCAACAAAACTGCAGTGCCGCTTACATAAAGTTCACCACGATCAGTAACTTGATGGTAGTTTTCAACTCAGCCTGTAATTTTGTTCTCTATTGTCTCTTTGGCAAAAAATTCAGGCGAGTTTTCAGCAAGTTATTTTGTAGTAGATTTCGTCGCTCGACAGTCCGGTATCAGTTTCGACCAGAATCAACCACTTTAGTTTCTCATATACGTGACAATACAACAAAACTTTATCACATACAAGGACATCATGAAATGGAAAGTACGTCAGTTTGA